The genomic DNA ATGTTCTTTGCAATACACTTTTAGTGTTTTTTAACGGTAACAAAGGTACAATTTTATTTTCTCTTGCATATGCCCATGAAAGCTCAATTGTACTAACACCTATTTCATCCGCATAGTAGCGCAAAATTTCTGTTTCATCTTTTATATCATCTTCCAAGCGCACTATTTCAACAAGTGAGTCAAGACCAAAAATTAAAATTGGCTCGTAGTTTATTTTGTTTTCCTCATCTATAGCACCCACAGCTTGCTCAAAAGTGCCACGCATATTCAATGCAAGCCTTTGAGCATTATCCTTAAAGCTTTCAGGGTAAACAAATGCAACAAGCTCTCTTGCGCTTTCCTGATAAAATAAAAATTGCTCGGCATAAAAAATACTTTTACAATTAGGGCACTGTACAATGTTTATTTCGCCGCACAAA from Endomicrobiales bacterium includes the following:
- a CDS encoding CpXC domain-containing protein, which gives rise to MSFAKLESVKCACGHEFEVELLNSICVGENPELKDALLCGEINIVQCPNCKSIFYAEQFLFYQESARELVAFVYPESFKDNAQRLALNMRGTFEQAVGAIDEENKINYEPILIFGLDSLVEIVRLEDDIKDETEILRYYADEIGVSTIELSWAYARENKIVPLLPLKNTKSVLQRTSVIDGIKTLLDKNPNLENYRKTLSKIEMDTNWNFDQSKIKKNIRLQLRKGFSERKGT